In a genomic window of Leifsonia xyli subsp. cynodontis DSM 46306:
- a CDS encoding recombinase family protein — translation MTVVGYARVSKREQNPEAQEAELRAAGAERVFVDHGESSRIKNRPQWLACMDYMRPGDVLLVHRLDRLAGSESVLIETLRELEAKSVDIKSLTEPTIDTTSPMGRALYGIVAVFAQLRVDTIRENTRLGLEYARSQGRIGGRPTVMTAERVEVARQMRAQTPPATWDTIAKKLQVSSASVRRALAQPADAGREPAAQGSGR, via the coding sequence ATGACCGTTGTCGGGTACGCGCGAGTGTCCAAGCGGGAGCAGAACCCTGAGGCGCAAGAGGCGGAGTTGCGCGCGGCCGGCGCCGAGCGTGTGTTCGTCGACCACGGCGAATCGAGCCGGATCAAGAACCGTCCCCAGTGGCTTGCCTGCATGGACTACATGCGCCCCGGTGACGTGCTTCTCGTTCACCGCCTCGACAGGCTCGCCGGCAGCGAGAGCGTGCTCATCGAGACGCTGCGCGAGCTGGAGGCCAAGAGCGTCGATATCAAGAGCCTGACGGAGCCCACGATCGACACCACGAGCCCGATGGGGCGCGCGCTGTACGGGATCGTCGCGGTGTTCGCGCAGCTGCGCGTAGACACGATCCGGGAGAACACACGGCTCGGTCTGGAGTACGCGCGCAGCCAGGGCCGCATCGGCGGCCGACCCACGGTCATGACCGCCGAGCGAGTCGAGGTCGCACGTCAGATGCGCGCCCAGACCCCGCCCGCGACGTGGGACACGATCGCTAAGAAGTTGCAGGTCAGCTCGGCCTCCGTCCGCCGTGCCCTCGCCCAACCCGCGGACGCAGGACGCGAGCCCGCCGCCCAGGGGAGCGGGCGATGA